A portion of the Panthera tigris isolate Pti1 chromosome E1, P.tigris_Pti1_mat1.1, whole genome shotgun sequence genome contains these proteins:
- the LOC107179053 gene encoding acid-sensing ion channel 2-like isoform X2: MDLKESPSEGSLQPSSIHIFANTSTLHGIRHIFVYGPMTIRRVLWAVAFVGSLGLLLVESSERVSYYLSYQHVTKVDEVVAQSLVFPAVTLCNLNGFRFSRLTTNDLYHAGELLALLDVNLQIPDPHLADPTVLEALRQKANFKHYKPKQFSMLEFLHRVGHDLKDMMLYCKFKGQECGHQDFTTGFPFPLYRKSFP, encoded by the coding sequence ATGGACCTCAAGGAGAGCCCCAGCGAGGGCAGCCTGCAGCCCTCTAGcatccacatcttcgccaacacctCCACCCTCCACGGCATCCGCCACATCTTCGTGTATGGGCCGATGACCATCCGGCGTGTGCTCTGGGCCGTGGCCTTCGTGGGCTCCCTGGGCCTGCTGCTGGTGGAGAGCTCTGAGAGAGTGTCCTACTACCTCTCCTACCAGCACGTCACCAAGGTGGATGAGGTGGTGGCCCAAAGCCTGGTCTTCCCAGCTGTGACCCTCTGCAACCTCAACGGCTTCCGGTTCTCCAGGCTGACCACCAATGACCTGTACCACGCTGGGGAGCTGCTGGCCCTGCTCGACGTCAACCTGCAGATCCCGGACCCGCACCTGGCAGACCCCACGGTCCTGGAGGCCCTGCGGCAGAAGGCCAACTTCAAACACTACAAACCCAAGCAGTTCAGCATGCTGGAGTTCCTGCATCGCGTGGGCCACGACCTGAAGGATATGATGCTCTACTGCAAGTTCAAAGGGCAGGAGTGCGGCCACCAGGACTTCACCACC